The following are from one region of the Candidatus Hydrothermales bacterium genome:
- a CDS encoding succinate dehydrogenase/fumarate reductase flavoprotein subunit has protein sequence MQVYYYDLIIIGSGLAGLRAALEALRKSDDKVKVALISKVHLMRSHSVCAEGGTGAALNYADGDSTLLHAWDTVKGSDFLADQDVVFRFVEKIIEEIYLLEHWGIPWSRKKDGRIDQRPFGGHSYPRAVFAEDKTGFFEMHTLYNRLQKYNNWDRFDEFFVTKLLIKDKRFHGCVAYDMKGGEMVVFYGKTGIIATGGAGRIYSFTTFSHTVTGDGQALAFREGIPLKDMEFMQFHPTGLVPSGILITEGARGEGGHLKNNKGERFMERYAPKMMELAPRDIVSRAMMSEIREGRGFERSDGLNYLHLDLTHLGREKILERLPLVREVGIKYLGLDIIDKPLPVRPVQHYSMGGIHCDIDGKVHGIDNMWAAGEVACTSLHGANRLGTNSTAECLVWGAITAQKALEFLKSDGGEPKKVDEVVKDEVDRVFNRLLNKNGKENLYEIRRELRRTMDSNVGVFREKRGLEEAIKKIKELKERFKDIKIHDKSKIYNTELINALELENMLDVSEVVAISALKREESRGAHARLDFPERNDKDFLKHTLAFRDEKGEVRIEYIPVTITYWKPEERKY, from the coding sequence ATGCAAGTTTACTATTACGATCTTATTATCATCGGATCTGGACTTGCCGGTCTAAGAGCAGCTCTTGAGGCATTGAGAAAATCAGACGATAAAGTAAAAGTAGCCCTAATTTCAAAGGTTCACCTTATGAGATCTCATAGCGTATGCGCCGAAGGAGGAACAGGAGCCGCTCTTAACTACGCAGACGGAGATTCAACATTGCTTCATGCCTGGGACACTGTAAAAGGCTCTGATTTTCTCGCTGACCAAGACGTCGTATTTAGATTCGTTGAAAAAATTATTGAAGAGATATATTTACTTGAACATTGGGGCATTCCATGGTCAAGAAAAAAAGACGGAAGAATTGATCAAAGACCATTTGGAGGCCACTCCTATCCAAGAGCTGTGTTTGCAGAAGATAAAACTGGATTTTTTGAGATGCATACACTTTATAACAGGTTACAAAAATATAATAATTGGGATAGGTTCGATGAATTTTTTGTTACTAAACTTTTAATAAAAGATAAAAGATTCCACGGATGCGTAGCCTATGACATGAAAGGTGGAGAAATGGTAGTATTTTATGGAAAAACTGGTATAATAGCGACAGGAGGCGCAGGAAGAATATACTCCTTTACAACTTTCTCCCACACAGTAACTGGTGATGGACAAGCTCTTGCTTTCAGAGAAGGAATACCACTTAAGGACATGGAATTTATGCAATTTCACCCAACTGGTCTTGTTCCCTCCGGAATTCTCATTACAGAGGGAGCAAGAGGTGAAGGAGGTCACTTGAAAAATAATAAAGGAGAAAGATTTATGGAAAGGTATGCCCCAAAAATGATGGAACTTGCACCTAGAGACATTGTTTCAAGAGCAATGATGAGCGAAATTAGAGAAGGTAGGGGCTTTGAAAGATCTGATGGATTAAATTACTTACATCTTGATCTTACCCACCTTGGTAGGGAGAAGATTTTAGAAAGATTACCTCTTGTTAGAGAAGTAGGGATTAAATATTTAGGTTTAGATATAATAGATAAACCGCTACCTGTGAGACCTGTTCAACATTATAGTATGGGTGGTATACATTGTGACATTGACGGTAAGGTTCACGGTATAGATAATATGTGGGCTGCTGGTGAAGTTGCTTGTACTTCACTTCATGGAGCAAATAGGTTAGGTACTAATTCAACAGCCGAGTGCCTTGTCTGGGGTGCAATTACTGCTCAAAAAGCTCTTGAATTTTTAAAATCAGATGGAGGAGAACCGAAAAAAGTGGATGAAGTTGTAAAAGATGAGGTTGATAGAGTATTTAATAGATTGTTAAATAAAAACGGTAAAGAAAACTTATACGAGATAAGAAGAGAATTGAGGAGAACCATGGATTCAAATGTGGGGGTTTTCAGGGAGAAAAGGGGACTTGAGGAAGCCATTAAGAAAATTAAAGAGCTAAAGGAAAGATTTAAAGATATAAAAATTCACGATAAAAGTAAGATATATAATACTGAGCTTATTAATGCATTAGAACTTGAAAATATGCTAGATGTTTCAGAGGTAGTAGCAATTTCAGCTTTGAAAAGAGAGGAGTCAAGGGGAGCACATGCAAGACTTGATTTTCCAGAGAGAAACGATAAGGATTTTTTAAAACATACGCTAGCTTTTAGAGATGAAAAAGGTGAGGTAAGAATTGAGTATATTCCAGTAACAATCACTTACTGGAAACCAGAAGAAAGAAAATATTAA
- a CDS encoding cob(I)yrinic acid a,c-diamide adenosyltransferase has product MRITKVFTGKGDEGFSYYWKDKKKRKDDKIFDALGDLDELNSILGFCYFYSKDDDVKEEVEKIQRLIFIASAQLIIPEEEKGPVIEDKILTELEEKIEKLSKSLGPLKEFIIPSGTLSSLYFHLARTVARRAERSVASLLDEHKSAQVVLKFLNRLSDYLFLLGREVNKREGGIERNLQAFKP; this is encoded by the coding sequence TTGAGAATAACAAAGGTTTTCACAGGAAAAGGAGACGAAGGTTTCTCTTATTACTGGAAAGATAAGAAAAAAAGAAAAGACGATAAAATTTTTGACGCACTCGGAGACCTTGATGAATTAAATTCAATTTTAGGTTTCTGCTATTTTTATAGTAAAGATGATGACGTAAAAGAGGAAGTCGAAAAGATCCAAAGATTAATTTTTATTGCTTCTGCCCAGCTTATAATACCTGAGGAAGAAAAAGGCCCTGTTATTGAAGATAAAATCCTTACTGAATTGGAAGAAAAAATTGAAAAACTTAGTAAAAGTTTAGGTCCACTTAAGGAATTTATCATTCCTTCGGGAACCCTATCTTCTCTTTACTTTCATCTCGCAAGAACCGTTGCAAGAAGAGCAGAAAGGAGTGTAGCCTCTCTTTTAGACGAGCACAAGTCTGCACAGGTTGTCCTTAAATTTTTAAATAGACTCTCAGATTATCTCTTTTTACTTGGTAGGGAAGTAAATAAAAGGGAGGGGGGAATTGAAAGAAATCTACAAGCTTTTAAACCCTAA
- a CDS encoding acetate--CoA ligase family protein, protein MKEIYKLLNPKSVVLIGASRKEGSVGYVTLKNLILAGYKGTIYVVNPTAESILGYKCYKKISDLEEVPDVACILVPAAYVPQVLKESAIKGIKVSIIISAGFKESGPEGEKLEKEVEKISKEFGIRVLGPNCIGVINTDPNVRFTTNFASDMPKEGNISLISQSGAICVSILDFAKSRGIGFSKVISMGNRVDIDEVELLEYLGEDEKTKVILMYIEELKRGREFIEVAKNVSKKKPILALKAGVSPEGARAVSSHTGSLAGEPVVYRAVFRQAGVIEVQSPLELFEYASLLASQPYPKGNRVGIITNAGGPGIVATDSLIESGLVVNELSDSTKNNIRPFVSPHASLKNPVDLLAEADAEKFEVAIKALYNDKNIDAIYFLMAPQRMIDIEKVAEVISKYANKKEKTFVTVLMGVVDVEKGAEVLRKEGVPFYRFPDVAAKSLSIMLRYSNFIKKRKETYKDFSFPSNLKDFLKPETDTGFIDLDICFKVLEEAGFNVVPWFKVESEDDLLEGAKKLGFPLVLKIASGEVVHKMDAGGVILNIEDEENLFKAYESLKSRFKRKIKKFKKAVLQKMVKESHKEIIIGLKKDDRFGYLLLFGLGGIFVEIFKDVTFRLVPVSVEETEEMLREIKFYPLLKGFRGEKESDLEKIKEFILRVSSFAEFMGEIKEMDLNPIFVFEKGKGALIADARIRV, encoded by the coding sequence TTGAAAGAAATCTACAAGCTTTTAAACCCTAAAAGTGTCGTCCTTATTGGTGCATCAAGAAAGGAAGGAAGTGTAGGATATGTTACCCTAAAAAATCTAATACTCGCGGGTTACAAGGGAACTATTTACGTTGTGAATCCCACAGCTGAAAGTATTTTAGGATATAAATGTTACAAGAAAATTTCAGACTTAGAAGAAGTCCCGGATGTTGCCTGTATTTTAGTACCAGCTGCTTATGTACCTCAGGTTCTAAAGGAAAGTGCAATTAAGGGAATTAAAGTCTCAATCATAATAAGTGCCGGATTTAAAGAATCTGGACCCGAAGGTGAAAAGCTTGAAAAGGAAGTTGAAAAGATATCAAAAGAGTTTGGAATAAGAGTTTTAGGTCCAAATTGTATTGGAGTTATAAATACCGATCCCAATGTGAGATTTACTACAAATTTTGCAAGTGATATGCCAAAAGAAGGAAATATTTCCCTTATATCTCAAAGTGGTGCTATCTGTGTATCTATTCTTGATTTTGCAAAATCAAGAGGAATCGGTTTTTCAAAAGTCATCAGCATGGGCAACCGTGTTGATATAGACGAAGTTGAACTCCTTGAATACCTTGGTGAAGATGAAAAAACAAAAGTAATCTTAATGTATATAGAGGAACTAAAAAGGGGAAGAGAATTTATCGAAGTTGCAAAGAATGTCTCGAAAAAGAAACCAATTTTGGCTCTAAAGGCAGGAGTAAGTCCTGAGGGTGCAAGAGCCGTTTCTTCTCATACTGGATCACTTGCAGGTGAACCAGTTGTCTATAGGGCTGTTTTTAGACAAGCAGGAGTCATAGAAGTTCAATCACCTTTAGAACTTTTTGAGTATGCCTCACTTCTTGCTTCTCAACCTTATCCAAAAGGTAACAGAGTCGGAATAATTACTAACGCAGGTGGTCCAGGAATTGTTGCAACTGACTCTTTGATTGAAAGCGGTTTAGTAGTGAATGAACTCTCAGATTCTACTAAAAACAATATAAGACCATTTGTTTCACCTCATGCATCTTTAAAAAATCCCGTTGATCTTTTAGCTGAGGCTGATGCGGAAAAATTTGAAGTTGCTATTAAGGCCCTTTATAACGACAAAAATATTGATGCGATTTACTTTCTGATGGCACCTCAAAGAATGATAGATATAGAAAAAGTAGCAGAGGTAATTTCAAAGTATGCAAACAAAAAAGAAAAAACTTTTGTTACTGTTTTAATGGGAGTTGTTGATGTTGAAAAGGGAGCTGAGGTCTTAAGAAAAGAGGGTGTCCCCTTCTATAGATTTCCAGATGTGGCTGCAAAGTCTCTCTCTATTATGCTAAGATATTCAAATTTCATAAAAAAAAGAAAAGAAACTTATAAAGATTTTAGTTTTCCTTCAAATTTAAAAGATTTTCTAAAGCCAGAAACAGATACAGGTTTTATTGATCTTGACATATGTTTTAAAGTTCTTGAAGAAGCAGGTTTTAATGTAGTTCCATGGTTTAAAGTAGAAAGTGAGGATGACCTCTTGGAGGGCGCAAAAAAGTTAGGTTTTCCCCTTGTCCTAAAAATAGCATCTGGAGAAGTTGTTCATAAGATGGATGCTGGAGGGGTTATACTTAATATTGAAGATGAGGAAAATCTCTTTAAGGCCTATGAAAGTCTAAAAAGTAGATTTAAGAGAAAAATCAAAAAATTTAAAAAGGCAGTTTTACAAAAAATGGTCAAAGAAAGTCACAAAGAGATAATAATAGGACTAAAGAAAGATGATAGGTTTGGTTATCTTTTACTTTTTGGTTTAGGTGGTATTTTTGTAGAAATCTTTAAGGATGTTACTTTTAGGTTAGTTCCTGTTTCAGTTGAAGAAACTGAGGAAATGTTGAGGGAGATCAAATTTTATCCTCTTCTTAAAGGTTTTAGAGGTGAAAAAGAGTCAGATCTTGAGAAAATAAAGGAGTTTATTTTAAGAGTTTCTTCTTTTGCAGAATTTATGGGAGAAATTAAAGAAATGGATTTAAATCCTATTTTTGTTTTTGAAAAGGGAAAGGGTGCACTTATTGCGGATGCGAGGATAAGAGTTTGA
- a CDS encoding HAMP domain-containing sensor histidine kinase, whose product MRFYKFIFLKFFLITFTLILIFLLRFKEEREIKKEAGELIDLFEPLFESILSASYYIDDLYFKNLEGLSKLIVPDLRSDSIMKIALSSGFYEITILDKNLKVIKSTSRKINQFLESEILRKARDEMINNDSLFYLVEKEGYYVFMIKNIKDLIEKKREAGLKKVLERLGQEKKVEYVALESEGEIVFSSKKISPIKDKKIFSDIINQNKVVVKKAKINEEEVVEVLKPFFFKNSPVGILRLGISMDSLKTKFLLINWIIALNITIFLILFGLVLYYFFGGKKYILSDVVDDLSIYKIYDSQIRKIYGKSLPLLSSDFKDKSQFLYRSGNDYYLAIRSKDLILFFKINEFMKIFLEKEKKKEEESILRILSSFAHELKNPLNSLKLMVYRLKEKLKDEYPQLESAINSLTVSIEEFMNLLRPFYLNKEKVMIKEFIEKIIKKMEPELRENRIEVNLKGIDKELLFDPIQMEKVFLNLFKNAIEAQPEGGKIDIEIYEKDSTVFIKIKDYGIGIKKENLERIFEPYFTTKKKGTGLGLFTVKKIIESHGFEIFVSSEEGKGTEFIIKT is encoded by the coding sequence ATGCGATTTTATAAATTTATTTTTCTTAAATTCTTTTTGATTACATTTACCTTAATTTTAATTTTTCTGTTGAGATTCAAAGAAGAGAGGGAGATCAAAAAAGAAGCAGGCGAATTAATTGACCTTTTTGAACCGCTCTTTGAATCAATTTTGAGTGCCTCCTATTATATTGATGATCTTTATTTTAAAAACCTGGAAGGATTATCTAAACTTATCGTTCCTGATCTTAGAAGCGATTCAATTATGAAAATTGCACTTTCAAGCGGTTTCTACGAAATAACTATTTTAGATAAAAACTTAAAAGTAATAAAATCAACAAGCAGAAAAATTAATCAATTTTTAGAAAGCGAAATTCTAAGAAAAGCTAGAGACGAGATGATAAATAACGACTCTCTATTTTATCTTGTGGAAAAAGAAGGCTATTATGTTTTTATGATAAAGAACATAAAAGATTTGATAGAAAAAAAGAGAGAAGCGGGATTAAAAAAAGTTTTAGAAAGGTTAGGTCAAGAAAAAAAAGTTGAATACGTTGCCCTGGAATCAGAAGGTGAAATAGTATTTTCTTCAAAAAAGATTTCTCCAATTAAGGATAAAAAAATTTTTTCCGATATAATAAATCAAAACAAAGTAGTTGTAAAAAAGGCAAAAATAAATGAGGAAGAAGTCGTTGAGGTTTTAAAACCCTTCTTCTTTAAAAACAGCCCAGTCGGGATACTAAGACTAGGAATATCTATGGATAGTCTAAAAACAAAATTTCTTTTAATTAACTGGATAATAGCCCTCAATATTACTATCTTCCTAATTTTATTTGGCTTAGTGCTCTATTACTTTTTCGGAGGCAAAAAGTATATTTTAAGTGACGTTGTTGATGATCTCTCTATCTATAAAATTTACGATTCTCAGATAAGAAAAATTTATGGCAAAAGTCTCCCACTTCTAAGTTCTGATTTTAAAGATAAAAGTCAGTTTTTATACCGCTCTGGCAACGACTATTATCTTGCGATAAGAAGTAAAGACTTAATACTCTTTTTTAAAATAAACGAGTTTATGAAGATTTTCTTAGAAAAAGAAAAGAAAAAAGAAGAAGAAAGCATTTTGAGAATATTATCTTCTTTTGCTCATGAATTAAAGAATCCACTAAATTCCCTAAAACTGATGGTCTATAGACTAAAAGAAAAGCTTAAGGACGAATATCCACAACTTGAATCTGCTATTAACTCTCTAACAGTCTCAATTGAAGAGTTTATGAACTTACTTAGACCCTTTTATTTAAACAAGGAAAAAGTGATGATAAAAGAATTCATAGAAAAAATAATTAAAAAAATGGAGCCAGAATTAAGGGAAAATAGGATCGAGGTCAACTTAAAGGGTATAGATAAAGAACTACTTTTCGATCCTATTCAAATGGAAAAAGTTTTTTTGAATCTATTTAAAAATGCCATAGAAGCCCAACCAGAAGGAGGAAAAATAGACATAGAAATTTATGAAAAAGATAGCACTGTTTTTATAAAGATAAAAGATTACGGCATCGGAATAAAAAAAGAGAATTTAGAAAGAATTTTTGAACCCTACTTTACAACTAAAAAGAAAGGAACAGGTCTTGGCCTTTTCACCGTAAAAAAAATAATTGAAAGCCATGGATTCGAAATCTTCGTAAGTTCAGAAGAGGGCAAGGGAACAGAATTTATCATAAAAACCTAA
- a CDS encoding pitrilysin family protein — protein sequence MLKRVYKVELENKIKILYAENKELPIVSFAIGFDTGSYLDPIGKEGLFYLTSNLIDKGSNLYSSYSIREFFDSLGAKFNIITSKNFLIFKILCKAEDFEKIVDFLENILFYPSFDEVEIDKEKDAIISEILQDEDEPEAIISKKFYEVLYKDTPLYHPVDGYVNTIREISKSDIENFYREKILGRKVFVAGSGYLNFDKFLKKFEKLFKNYKVLSDNYPEIKKNKTERKILIIKKRVNQVFLRIGHFSIKRKDKNFHYLIISNYILGGGAFASRLFNKIRNELGFVYSIYSKFNTLDPFIGSYSYIFQTSENNFKDALKKLVEEIKKFKLKGATKRELSDAKGFYKGYIPRELETYSQVTNHLLSALQYGLKHSYVFETLKKILDTKIENLNTFIKNFYDYENLSGVILVPNEYDFSFLRNIFSQHTFEVL from the coding sequence ATGTTAAAAAGAGTTTATAAAGTTGAGTTAGAAAATAAAATTAAAATTCTTTATGCTGAAAATAAAGAACTTCCAATAGTTTCTTTTGCAATTGGATTTGATACAGGTAGTTATTTGGATCCGATCGGTAAAGAGGGACTCTTTTACTTAACGTCAAATTTGATAGATAAAGGGAGCAATCTATACTCCTCCTATAGCATAAGAGAGTTTTTTGATAGTCTTGGGGCTAAGTTTAATATCATAACTTCAAAAAATTTCCTAATTTTTAAAATACTTTGTAAGGCGGAAGATTTTGAAAAGATCGTTGATTTTTTAGAGAATATTCTATTTTATCCTTCCTTTGATGAAGTAGAGATTGATAAAGAGAAAGATGCTATTATTTCGGAGATTTTGCAGGACGAGGATGAGCCAGAGGCTATAATTTCAAAAAAGTTTTATGAAGTTTTATATAAAGATACTCCCCTATATCACCCTGTTGATGGATATGTAAACACCATAAGAGAAATTAGTAAAAGTGACATAGAAAATTTTTATAGAGAAAAAATTTTAGGAAGAAAAGTATTTGTTGCAGGTTCAGGTTATTTAAACTTTGATAAATTCTTAAAAAAATTTGAAAAACTGTTTAAGAATTATAAAGTTCTCTCAGATAATTACCCTGAAATAAAGAAAAATAAAACTGAGAGAAAAATCTTGATAATAAAAAAGAGGGTAAATCAGGTTTTTTTAAGAATTGGGCATTTTTCAATAAAAAGGAAAGATAAGAATTTTCATTATCTGATCATTTCAAATTATATTCTTGGGGGTGGTGCCTTTGCATCTAGGCTATTTAATAAGATAAGAAACGAACTTGGATTTGTCTATTCTATTTACTCTAAATTCAACACTCTTGACCCTTTTATCGGCTCCTACTCATATATCTTTCAAACTAGCGAAAATAACTTTAAAGACGCTTTGAAAAAACTTGTTGAAGAAATAAAGAAGTTTAAATTAAAGGGAGCAACTAAAAGAGAACTAAGTGATGCAAAAGGATTTTATAAGGGCTATATTCCAAGAGAACTTGAAACCTATTCTCAAGTTACAAATCACCTACTTTCTGCCTTACAATACGGACTTAAACACTCCTATGTTTTCGAGACACTAAAGAAAATTTTAGATACAAAAATTGAAAATTTAAACACTTTTATAAAAAATTTCTATGACTATGAGAATTTAAGTGGAGTTATTTTAGTCCCAAATGAATATGATTTTAGCTTTTTAAGAAACATCTTTTCACAGCATACCTTTGAAGTACTGTGA
- a CDS encoding cytochrome c maturation protein CcmE, whose protein sequence is MKDRNIKIAIIGILFVVGIIYLILSGLKRTWVYYYTVDEFFQKNPSVDGKVIRLQGKVIEGTVKKTGNQVEFKIGTKERGIKVIYKGTVPDMLYQPEAQVVVEGVYLKVENTFKAHFLLTQCPTKYQAEEGVNKKDK, encoded by the coding sequence ATGAAAGACAGAAATATAAAAATAGCGATTATAGGTATTCTTTTTGTGGTTGGCATCATATATTTAATCTTAAGTGGATTGAAAAGAACCTGGGTTTATTACTATACAGTTGATGAGTTTTTTCAAAAGAACCCCTCTGTTGATGGAAAGGTAATTAGACTTCAAGGCAAAGTTATAGAAGGAACTGTAAAAAAAACAGGAAATCAGGTTGAATTTAAAATTGGAACAAAAGAAAGGGGAATTAAAGTTATATATAAGGGAACAGTACCTGATATGTTATATCAGCCCGAAGCACAAGTCGTTGTTGAAGGGGTCTATTTAAAGGTTGAAAACACATTCAAAGCTCACTTTCTTTTAACTCAATGCCCTACAAAGTATCAAGCTGAAGAAGGAGTAAACAAAAAGGACAAATAA
- the rplU gene encoding 50S ribosomal protein L21 produces MWAVIEFKNSQYYVKEGKKIDLPLLKGVKEGEEVLIDKVLLLKENGNLRIGYPYLPNVRVKARVTNPLKKLKKIIVFKMKPKKNYRRKKGHRQKVTEAIIEKIEII; encoded by the coding sequence ATGTGGGCAGTAATCGAATTTAAAAACTCACAGTACTACGTAAAAGAAGGAAAAAAAATTGATTTACCACTTCTAAAAGGCGTTAAGGAAGGGGAGGAGGTTCTTATCGACAAAGTTTTATTGCTCAAAGAAAATGGAAACCTCAGAATTGGTTATCCTTACTTACCTAACGTAAGAGTTAAAGCAAGAGTAACAAACCCACTTAAAAAACTGAAAAAAATAATAGTTTTTAAGATGAAACCTAAAAAAAATTATAGAAGAAAAAAGGGACATAGACAAAAGGTTACTGAAGCTATTATAGAAAAAATAGAAATTATTTAA
- the rpmA gene encoding 50S ribosomal protein L27 yields MAHKKGMGSSKNGRDSNAKYLGIKRWENMFVKCGEVLVRQRGTKFWPGWNVKRGGDDTLYATKDGYVKFEKRKNRVYVSVYEKSELPH; encoded by the coding sequence ATGGCACATAAAAAAGGAATGGGATCTTCTAAAAATGGAAGGGACTCAAATGCCAAATATCTCGGTATAAAAAGATGGGAAAATATGTTTGTAAAGTGTGGCGAAGTCCTTGTTAGACAAAGAGGAACAAAGTTTTGGCCTGGTTGGAACGTAAAAAGAGGGGGAGATGACACTCTCTACGCTACAAAAGATGGATACGTAAAATTTGAGAAAAGAAAAAATAGAGTATACGTCTCTGTCTACGAAAAAAGTGAATTACCTCATTGA
- a CDS encoding pitrilysin family protein, with the protein MKLKFKVKKFTLDNGLKVILVPFDREITSFYLIYKVGSKYEYEGKRGISHFLEHMMFKGTKRLKPEEFSRIIQRMGGVDNAFTTEDFTFYHSTVPKDEIYKVIKLEADRMEYVTFKEFESEKKVIIEERRESVENSPYGKFWENFLLLSYVVHPYRYPIIGFEPDILSITKNDLRNWYNKFYTPSNAFIVISGGIDEKKIIRSIERNFSKIDKKDRVERREFYEPEQNFERKMVLKLFGSIKILGMSFHSVPFSHPDFIKLNLFSALLGGIESSRLYKTLVLERNLCNEVSTFCEEKVDKGLFIFYCVLNKDAEFDEVIDIFWKEVEKIFQNSIEESELIKVKNIISAEFLYKMQSTAGRGRIVSVFELNGIFDKIFSYLDELESLKAEEIIETAKKYIKKERCNYLMLC; encoded by the coding sequence ATGAAACTTAAATTTAAAGTTAAAAAATTTACCCTTGATAATGGATTAAAAGTTATACTTGTGCCATTTGATAGGGAAATAACAAGTTTTTATCTGATATACAAGGTAGGTTCAAAGTACGAATACGAGGGGAAAAGGGGAATTTCACATTTTCTTGAGCATATGATGTTTAAAGGCACAAAGAGGCTAAAACCTGAAGAATTTTCAAGAATTATTCAAAGGATGGGAGGTGTTGATAACGCCTTTACAACTGAAGATTTCACCTTTTATCATTCAACAGTTCCAAAAGATGAGATATATAAAGTTATAAAGCTAGAAGCTGATAGGATGGAATACGTTACTTTCAAAGAATTTGAGTCAGAGAAAAAAGTTATAATTGAAGAAAGAAGGGAAAGTGTTGAAAATTCACCCTATGGTAAGTTTTGGGAAAATTTTCTACTTCTTTCCTATGTTGTACATCCCTATCGATATCCAATTATAGGCTTTGAGCCAGATATCCTAAGTATTACTAAAAACGATTTAAGAAATTGGTATAATAAATTTTATACTCCTTCAAATGCCTTTATCGTTATATCAGGAGGAATAGATGAGAAAAAAATTATAAGGTCTATTGAAAGGAATTTTTCGAAAATAGATAAAAAGGACAGGGTAGAAAGAAGGGAGTTTTATGAGCCGGAGCAGAATTTTGAAAGAAAAATGGTTTTAAAACTTTTTGGTTCTATTAAAATACTGGGAATGAGCTTTCATTCAGTTCCCTTTAGTCACCCTGATTTTATAAAACTTAACTTATTTTCTGCTTTACTTGGAGGAATTGAAAGTTCAAGATTGTATAAGACCCTTGTACTTGAAAGAAATCTCTGTAACGAAGTTTCTACTTTTTGCGAAGAGAAAGTAGACAAGGGACTTTTTATATTTTACTGTGTATTAAATAAAGATGCTGAATTTGATGAAGTTATAGATATCTTTTGGAAGGAGGTTGAAAAAATTTTTCAAAATTCTATAGAGGAAAGTGAGCTTATTAAGGTTAAAAATATAATTTCAGCTGAGTTTCTATATAAAATGCAGAGTACAGCAGGAAGAGGTAGAATCGTTTCTGTTTTTGAACTAAACGGTATTTTTGATAAAATTTTCTCTTACTTAGATGAGTTAGAAAGTTTAAAGGCTGAAGAAATAATTGAAACCGCCAAAAAATATATAAAAAAAGAACGTTGTAACTATTTGATGCTATGTTAA
- a CDS encoding glycosyltransferase family 4 protein — translation MFRKSKGALTLSQEGEEVLRKWGYDKKIFRFYLGIDPKNFEKTEKYPLVEKLDRPIFSYIGRFTKKKGIYVLIAAFEKFYRKYKRGTLLLVGEGEERENLRRELESKKLNFYILPYVSHDEIYSVYKSIDCLVLPSLTTKSWKEQFGRVLVEAMCAKVPVIGSSSGAIPEVIGDAGLIFKEADPDDLFISMEKLYLDENLRKNLIEKGFERVRENFTYEVIAEKLYNFLKSLI, via the coding sequence GTGTTCAGAAAATCTAAGGGGGCTCTCACTCTCTCTCAAGAAGGCGAAGAAGTCTTGAGAAAATGGGGATATGATAAAAAAATTTTTAGGTTTTACTTAGGAATCGATCCTAAAAACTTTGAAAAAACAGAAAAATATCCACTTGTTGAAAAATTGGATAGGCCAATTTTCTCGTATATAGGAAGGTTTACCAAAAAAAAGGGTATATATGTACTAATAGCAGCCTTTGAAAAATTTTACCGAAAATATAAAAGGGGAACACTGCTTTTGGTAGGTGAGGGAGAAGAAAGGGAAAATTTGAGAAGGGAGTTAGAATCAAAAAAATTAAATTTTTACATTTTACCTTATGTTTCCCATGATGAAATTTATTCAGTTTATAAGAGTATTGATTGTCTTGTTTTGCCCTCACTTACTACAAAAAGTTGGAAAGAACAGTTTGGAAGAGTTTTAGTTGAAGCAATGTGTGCGAAAGTTCCTGTAATAGGATCTAGTTCTGGAGCAATACCTGAAGTGATAGGTGATGCAGGACTTATATTTAAAGAAGCTGATCCAGATGATCTTTTTATTTCCATGGAAAAACTGTATCTTGATGAAAATTTAAGAAAAAATCTTATAGAAAAAGGTTTTGAAAGAGTAAGGGAGAATTTTACCTATGAAGTAATTGCCGAAAAGCTATATAATTTCTTAAAATCCTTGATTTAA